The Electrophorus electricus isolate fEleEle1 chromosome 4, fEleEle1.pri, whole genome shotgun sequence region CCTAGCTGAATGCTTCCTGTATATGTAAGGTCTAGGGTTCTGTGGCCCTGAACAGCACACAGGTGCCGGTAGCACAGAGCTGGTTTGACTCTGTAGTACAGGTGATAACTCATCACTGCTTAGACCTACTACTTGAGTGCAGttttgccatttatttataACAAACCGGTTGtatatgtttacaaatatggCACAAATGCTACAGAGTCTAATAAGAAGTTAACTTAGATATTGTCTCACATGCACAACCAAaaactactcacacacacaaaacaaacacaaaaggcttGAAAGTAAATCAAAAACACCATATAACCCTATATAACATTCATAATAGACATACACAGTTCTAATACATCAATCCAAATGACAGTATCAGAGACAATGTGCACTATATTGTGTCTGATATTGCCATTTGGGTTGATGTAATAGAACTGAGTATGTCTATAATGAAtgttattatataaatgttacaaaaatattGGAACCTTTTACAATACTGGTTTTACAATCTTCATGTCAGTGACTGGAGATTGTACAATAAAAATCATCATCTTCTTAAAGCCTCTTGTACATCAGCATGCATCTAGGTGATCGGCCCATCCAGGTGGATCAGCCCTACACATGCTCCGGTCTCGGGTTCACTGGGTCTTTGCCAGTCTCAGTGTGCTGACTTCTCTCCTGCTCAGTTCAGATAGGTTTGATCATCATGGCGACCCTTTTCAGCGAGTAAGAGCCACCGTGAAACTCCATCCAGTAGGTCCCATCCTGGTAGCGGCTTCGATAATGGCCCCCTCTGTACCACACCCCGTTCAGGTTGGAGTGGGCACACATGTGGTACCACCAGCCACCCTTCTGGAAGTGGGCGCAGTTGCCTATGGAGGGAGAGAACACCGTCGGTCGTGGAACTGCAGGCACTGGAGTAAAAGGGGCtcggggagaggagggggggtgCGGAAAGGGGCGGGACAGGAGAGGCGGAGCCTACCAGAGTAGGTATCCTTGTCACGGTCCAGAGTGGTGAAGGCTTTGTCGCTGTGCCAGGAGAGGGAGTCGCCTGCCGTACCCTCATAGTTGCCCAGCCGCAGGCGGTACCAGTCGCTCTCGGGCTCCAGGCGGAAGCTGTCATACTCGGCAAACACCTGGCGGCCCTGCCAGTCCTCCAGCACGACTCGAAGCTTGTAGGAGGCCTGTGACGTCAGCCAGTACAGGTGCTCCAGGCCCAGCCAGTACTCACCGTCCAGGTTCCCAAAGCCTTGCTGTGGAGGACCAGTAGTGAATAACAGTAATCATTTTAGTGATGATTCCCTTGACATAGACCAAGCTTTGCCACAGGTTAAAACAGAGGTTTGACAGAGGTAAATATCCTTTATCTATTCCAAAatgtttaagattttttttttaaatcacagaaaCAGCCCTTTTCAGAGTGTATTGTACAGAACTGAAAGATAAATAATTGTGCTGCAGCTGTATTATGGAGTTGTTTATTGCAAATCTTTCATCCCTTTCAACAGATTGAcaaaggtttaaaaaataaattaattaaaattgaaaaaaagcaGTTGAGATTGTGAGAAAAGTTGTAAAATAAGCCAACTTTGTATTGATCCCAGGTCCTGAAGAAGTTGACGGAGCCATCCTGTCTCCTCTGGATGACGGTCCAGCCGCCTTCAGCGTGGCCGTGTTCGCACCAGGCCTGGAGCAGACGGTTGGAATTGCGCGGGCGCAGTAGGTATATGCCGCTGGTGCTTTCTCCTGAGTCCAGAACATGCTGGCAGTCCCGCCATGGCCCTGTAGAGGGAAAGTTATCGGTTTAGAGTAGTCACACAATTCGAGCCATAAAAGGATTTAACGTTAACGGCATTCTGACATTCATCCAGCTTGCATACTATGAGTTTTTCGTTAATTATAGGCGTGGTTTAGTCATCATACTTTTTAAGTCAGTAtggataactttttttttttttttttttttaaatcaagaaACCTTTATTGACGAAGCTGTAATAGTCAACCCTGGCACTGACATCTAGATTAAATTAAAGTTGATtcaacagcacaaaacaaaatgtacaggTTTGTAaacttttataataaaatatgataaCAGTTCAATCTTCTACTCTGTCTCTGatagaaaatatgtaaattctATATGGCAGTCATTAAAAATATGACATTTCAGTTTAAGGGATTGAGGGAGTGTAAGCACAAGAATCGGAGAAATGAACATTCATATTATGAACACCAATGAACTTTGAAATCAGAGCTGAAAATGCGTTTCAAATGTGCATTTACAGCTAAATAAGTCAAACGATTGGGAAACTGAAAAATTAAGAGAAATTGGTGTTGCATATCGTCACATCTTCCATAACACAATACTCTAAGGACTACAATACCCATAAACATTATTCCTTCTCAGTCACCTGATTAGTAGCACCTTTTCTCTTGTGATTTTCCATATATAAGCCCATACCGTTCATTCAACAAGTCTTGTTTGCCTAGCCATTCAATTCCGAGCTGTTGTACTTAATTTCTACTCTGCCTTCTCGgttattattaacatttccCCTGTACTGGTTGTTGTATATTACTACTGCATTTTGGTTTTTAACCTCTGCTCATTGGTTGATTGTCTTTGGATATCCCTGTGCAATAAAAGCAAGCCTGTTTTCCTGCAGGCGACTTTCTCTGTGCCAAATAAGACACATCAGTTGTGGGTGATGGATGGACCCTTTCCTCCATTAAAAGTAAGCGACCACAACACAATTTTTAGCTAATAACATTCATATAGAAAGCCTAAATCACATGATAATCACATGTTAAAAACCtatatttaaaaagtcataaataaaatgtttgagaTTACAAAAATGAGTGAGTCAAAATTAGAATTAAAAACTTAAAACGAGAGAGCGCCACTGCAAAATGTGGAATGTATGGTTTTTACTATGTGCCACAACTCATTAGAAAAAAGAATTATCGTTTATAATCACTGAAGATTCAATTTTTGGCTCTGAaaattaaaacaggaaaaattcTGCACGCCTTATGAGATATAAAGGATGCAAAAGATTATGCAGCAAGCTGTCAATCTGCTACACTCTCCACACGCCTACGCGTGTCAATCATTAAGGCACATTCACCTGAATATCACGAGTCCAGTCACAAGCCATTTGATTCAGCTGTGTCGGACGTGTCTGCTGGATGCGCCTTGTGCACTGCCATTCGTTATGCGCCGAGTGCTACTGATGAAATTTAAGGGAGCTCTAATGAGTGGATGGTGTGCAGGAGCcaagcagataaaaaaaaaaaagggcttaGAATTCTGGTCTGCTTATCACATCCCAGGCAAGGTCACGTACTGTATACATACAACCTATCCCCCCAGCCTCTGCCTATCTGTTTACCACAGAGGAATGTCCAGAGGAGTTCTCCCACAGAGCACACAAGGAACATGTCCCACATCAAGCATTAAACATCCCCCTTAACAgacgtgtgcgcgcgtgcgcacaacCAAATGCATAGAGAGGGGAGTTCATTTGTAACTACAAATTCCAAAACTCGGTTTTGAAAAAGTCTACCAAAGGCATATAGAAGCTTCATAGTCTCACAAGCAAGACCAACACATCTGCTGTAAATCCAACTGACAGACAGGGCACAGCTGGGATGAATGAAATGGTGCAGAACCACTGTTATGGTGCAAGACTCGTCactgccctgtgttttgttccctCGTTGCTGCTGCCGCCGTGAACAATAGCTGTAATTTTATGGAAGGTGGAACCACTAAAATAAGCAATCACCTCAATCCACCCTGTAATCTCCCCTTcaagcacaaacaaaatcacatggcTGGTGTCATTGGTTTGTAATTCCGTGACTTCCTCACAGTGGGAAGGGTGGCGATTAGTCTCCGTGTTCATTGAGACTCaacgtgtgtgcgcatgtgtatgcatttgtttgtttgtgtgtgtgtgtgtgtgtgtgtgtgtgtgtgttctgggcaAAAGGCAACTGACACACAGGACCTCTGCAGAACTCAAGAGGAGCAGCGACAACTCAAAAACTCCTTAAATACTCTGTTTTAACATGCATCACTTTTATGCATCATCAGTTTCTTCAACATTTACCCCTGAAATGGAGCTGTATGAGAATAGCACTTGGAGTTCTGCCATTTAAACCACAGCAAGTGCTGCAACAACAAGGGTTCATCTCAGTTACCGTGCCAGTCCCACAGCACAGTGCTCCCTGACTGTACCTGGAGTTTTAGTCACAGGGTAGCTGATGAACGGTGTATCTGTACGGAGATCTGGCAACGTGGATCCCTGCATCTGCTGTGTTTTCACCTGCCGCTGGGGGGCGCTCTGGTCTCTCTGAACATTGTTGACATTCTGCAGTCTTGTGGGCTGATTAGACGCTGATGACGCAGCTACCTGTCATAGTTATAAATAAAATCCTTGTGACTTTAGTGCATACTATATTCAGATCCCCCGTGACGGCTGCATCTTACCTGCCACATTTCAGTGACATTGCGACACTGACAGTGTTTCTCCAAGCGGGTCATCAGCTGACTCTGGTTGCTCACCAGTGAGGTGAGGGCTTCGTACTTCCTCTCCAGCTCTCGATAGCTGCTGGATATCTGCAGCACCTGCACAATAGATCACAACAAGAGAGGAAATCATCTAGctaatgctaatgttgctaataCTGGATGAAAGCTAGTAGGGGCCTGATCTAACTATGGAAATTAGATCACACAAATTCCTGTCCATTTTTGCATGAAATATGCCTTTACAAATGGTCTCAGACCTTTATCCTGGAGGAATATCTTTCAGCAGGTTAGATCCTAACCCCACCCAACAAAACCAATCTATTTATTCACAGTTTTCAAGacataaatactgaaatacaaAGTACCAGTTTAACAGGAAAAGATTAAGCCAAGTTTTGAACTAAGACTCATTCTAGTAGGTGAAACTGGTGTTAGACAAAGGAGGGCATCTTCATAAGATAAGGGAGAAGATGGCTAGTTTAAGAAACCCTAGCAAACACCAAATTTGTATGTTATGGTTCTCCTCTGTACTTGTATCAGCTCCAACACTCTGTACCTGCACGGTGGCGTTCAGTAGCCGGCTTTCCAGTTGCCTCTGCTCTAGTGCCTGGTCCTGCTTGTTCGTGACCTCGCGCAGGAGCTGGGCATACAGCCGGCCGATGCGGGTGTTCATGCCGTCGCTCTCCCTGCGCAGCGCACGCACCTCGCTCGCCAGCGCCCCCTCTTGTTCGAGCTGCCCCCGCAGGCTCTCCAGCCACTCCTGCTGGCGGTCCAGCCGGGCACGCAGAGCCGCCGTCTCCGAGCCGTTGGCCCGGCCCATCTCCGTGCTCACGCACAGCGCCCCCTTCAGCTTCTGTTGGGGTACGACGAAGGTGTAGGAGCAGCGGCCAGCTTTCGGCCCGGATGGGCGCGCGGATTGAGGCGGGGCTCCCGCGTTGTTCAAGCTGTCAGGGTGGGGGGCTCCTGCACGGCCCTCCACGCCAGACACCACCAAGGCCAACAGCAGtagaaccagcacacacatcaCCCACGCCTCCATTAGCACATACAGAACTGATCTTGCCTACAGCAAGCTTTTctgaagagaaaaaacacacaacctgCTACTTTAGATAATCAGCCTTGGAGGTTCACCAGTAAGATCACATTTGGAAACACCTAATACAACTTAATAAAAGCCAATTAAAAACCtaatacaatgtaataaaaGCCAATTGAATACAAATCTAATAGAAACCTAATAAAAGGCAATTAAATACAAACTTAATAAAAGCCCATTAAAAACctaatacaaacaataaaagccAATTAAAAACCCAGTTTTCACCATGAGGCTTCACTCTTCACCCAGAGCATCTGCAGCTTTGAAGCATGCCAGATGTTCCTGTTCAACTCTGGGAGGCCTTTGCCTGTTGCTGGGTTAATTAGCATGTCAACATGAGTAAAACCATAGTcaacaacaccaaaaaaaagccaaaccCTCTCCCCCTCATTCCATATTCAAACGTACATAGCCAGTGCACATCTGAAATACCTCggcaaaaccaaacacaattaaaaatgcaGATCTGACACATGGAATTTGatgcattacaccacacacagaaaaacaaacaagcaagatATATAGTatcttgtaaatgtaaaagatgtatagtaaaaataaaaattcaagtGTAGACCATTTGTATGAGGTAAAAAGCAGGTATTGTGTCTTACTCTCATAATCCTGAAGATCTCTACATGTGCCCTTTGACGCCGTTAAAGTTCCCGTTTCATGTGCAAATCGTCCTCTGCAAAGCCACGTAACCTTCCACGGAAAAGCTGATAACTAAATGAAGTGAGAAGACGCTTTGGGAACAGCACAAGCATGTGAACCACTGCAGCAGTGAAGATGTGCTACAGTGGAAGCAAAACTTAAAAGTCCCCGCCCTGCCAAAACTGGAGAGACTCGAGAGCAGAATGGGTGtgagtgacatacacacacacacacacacacacaagatcagCCCCCACCATGGCTTCTCCAAACAAAGAGAGCAGAGTAATTACAAAGCTGGTAATGACGCCTCCTCCCCATTCTCCACTTGCCTGACCTCCACAGTCtgtctccaccttctccatctccccccTACTTCACCCACCATGCAAGCGTTCAccaaa contains the following coding sequences:
- the angptl6 gene encoding angiopoietin-related protein 6; translated protein: MEAWVMCVLVLLLLALVVSGVEGRAGAPHPDSLNNAGAPPQSARPSGPKAGRCSYTFVVPQQKLKGALCVSTEMGRANGSETAALRARLDRQQEWLESLRGQLEQEGALASEVRALRRESDGMNTRIGRLYAQLLREVTNKQDQALEQRQLESRLLNATVQVLQISSSYRELERKYEALTSLVSNQSQLMTRLEKHCQCRNVTEMWQVAASSASNQPTRLQNVNNVQRDQSAPQRQVKTQQMQGSTLPDLRTDTPFISYPVTKTPGPWRDCQHVLDSGESTSGIYLLRPRNSNRLLQAWCEHGHAEGGWTVIQRRQDGSVNFFRTWDQYKQGFGNLDGEYWLGLEHLYWLTSQASYKLRVVLEDWQGRQVFAEYDSFRLEPESDWYRLRLGNYEGTAGDSLSWHSDKAFTTLDRDKDTYSGNCAHFQKGGWWYHMCAHSNLNGVWYRGGHYRSRYQDGTYWMEFHGGSYSLKRVAMMIKPI